The window TCCTGGAGTACAGGGATTCAAGATTGGTATTCAGGGAGGCGTTCCTGAATTTATCCAACGAAGCCTGCAGCTCTTCTTCATCAATGGGCTTGAGCAGGTAGTCAATGCCGTTTACTTTAAATGCACGGATGGCATAGGCGTCATAGGCAGTAATAAAGATGACCGGCTTTTTCCATTGCAGGGATTCGAAGATCTCAAAGGAAAGACCGTCTTCCAGGTGGATGTCCGCCAGGACCAGGTCGGGGTTGATGGCAGGTAACCGCTTTTTTGCATCAGCGATACTTTCCATGACCTCAACCACCTCCATGTCTTTAGCCAGGTCTTTGACCAGTTCCTTCAGGTAATTGGCTGCATACTTTTCGTCTTCAATGATGACCAGTTTAAACATAAGCTCGCTTGGTATTTTTCAATTAAGATCAGGTTAGGGGTACTTCAACGCAGAACCAATCGCCATCCAGGTATTTCACGGGTGATGCCGCTCCAAGGTGCTTATACCTCGATTCAATATTGAACCAACCTACACCCAGTCCATCTTCCTTATTCATCTTCGGTTGGTAATTATTCTTCACCAGGAGCATATTGGGCTGCTTTATTTCAATGATGATCAATAATGGTTTGGACCGGCTGCATTCATTGTGCTTGATGATATTTTCAATAATGGGCTGGAGGACAAATTCCGGTATCCTGTACTGCCCGGCATCTTCTTTGGAAATGTTGATCTCCGTTTTCAGCTTGTCTTCAAATCGCACACTCAATAGATGAAGGTAATACCTGATGGTTTTTAATTCTTCTTCCAGTGTGATCCAGCCGGTGTTCTCCGATTCCAGCACTTTCCTGTAGAAGTTGGCCATATTCTTTGTGAAATCGTAGGCCACCGTTGGGTTTGTTTTAATGGTGGATGCAATGATGTTCAGGTTGTTGAAAAGAAAATGCGGGTTCAGCTGCTGGCGAAGCATTTGTAATTGTGCTTCCATGAACGATTTCTCTGCAAGGTGCTTCTGGTCCTTTTCTTTCACATAAAGCTTGTAAAGATGTATACCAATGGCAATACAATAGAAAATGAAATTGATAAAGAAATAGTATACAAAGATGAACCGGAGTTGAGCAAAATCCTTCAGCTTGATTTGTGTTGTTCCCTTTGTGACCAATATCAGTAGAATTCCAATCAGGAAAAGTAGCAGGAAGGATAGGACCTGTATCGTTCCAAATCCCAGCATTATCCTGCTGCTGGAAACTTTACCCGATCGGGTTATGGGCGGAAAGACCTTGAACTGCATCCTGACCAGTAGCAGGTAAAGGGAAATATAAATAGTGGCATAAACGATCTCCCCTAAGAGTATTGGGTCCTTCCTGATCGGAAGGCCAAATAGTACCAACTGTTGGGTGATGCTGATCAGGGTACCCAGAATTACAGCAACTGCCAGGTTTAAAAAGTATGTAGGCAATTTATTCATGGACAGTTGCTGTTTAGGTACTTAAAATTAGGGATCAAAGTATTATGTCAATTCATTGAAGTAATAGCCAGGCAATTCCTGCTGCTGCCAGGTCCGGTTCTTCTACCTGGATATAATGGCCGCTGTTCACAGTAGTAACAAATTTGCCCTTATTCCCTGCTGCCCTGGCCCATTCCTCGTGGAGGGCAGCAATGATCTTCTTGGTCTCAGCCGGTTCTTCATTGGTAGGCTTGATACTGGTAATGACATAGACCGGTATGTTGCTGATGGGCGGCTTAGCCTTGATCTGCTCATAGTTTGTCCTGAAATTGCTCCTCAGTTCTTCTTTCAAAGCGCCTTGCGGCATTTTGCTCAATAGTTCTTCCTGTTGTTGTTCCAGGTAGGTAATAATATTCTGCCTTTCCGTTTCAGGAACCATGCTCAGGAGGCTGTCCAGCTGGCGTTCATGGGTAGCGTCAACCAGGCAAAGCCCCTTAACCTTATTTGGGAACAGGTGATAGTACATCCTGGCATATATGCCTCCCATGGAATGCGCCACCAGCACATAAGGTGGCTTTTGCCCTGATGCCTGGAGCACCTTGTCCAGCTCCAATGCAATGGTCAGGGCATCCCTGGTGCCGGCAACATTTTCAGATTTTCCAATGCCAGGGCGATTATAGGTGAATACACCAGAAGATTTGTCGATCCTTTCATTAATTGCGTTCCAGGTGGATAGCTCGCTTCCAAAACCACCGATCAGTACGATGGTGGGTGACTGGCCTTTCTTCCTGGCTATTTCCACTTTGCTGCCTTCAACGGTGACCAATTCCCTTTTTAAAGAGGGCAGGCTGTCGGATTTTTTCTCACAGGCAAAGAGCAGTGACGAAAGACCAATGCTGAATAGAAAAAGGTATTTCATATGGTTGGGTTTAGAATGAACCAAACAGTAACCCGATCCCGGCGGTGGCGC is drawn from Flavihumibacter rivuli and contains these coding sequences:
- a CDS encoding LytR/AlgR family response regulator transcription factor, with amino-acid sequence MFKLVIIEDEKYAANYLKELVKDLAKDMEVVEVMESIADAKKRLPAINPDLVLADIHLEDGLSFEIFESLQWKKPVIFITAYDAYAIRAFKVNGIDYLLKPIDEEELQASLDKFRNASLNTNLESLYSRILELQKGGNHYKERFAISIGNKLLSIPVKDIAYFFFQNKTCFIQLFDGQKYPYTESLDHLSAVLNPADFIRVNRNYLISHAAIDKTEVYAGRNISIQLNPPAAEGSIVVSKDRITEFKCWLDL
- a CDS encoding sensor histidine kinase, which produces MNKLPTYFLNLAVAVILGTLISITQQLVLFGLPIRKDPILLGEIVYATIYISLYLLLVRMQFKVFPPITRSGKVSSSRIMLGFGTIQVLSFLLLFLIGILLILVTKGTTQIKLKDFAQLRFIFVYYFFINFIFYCIAIGIHLYKLYVKEKDQKHLAEKSFMEAQLQMLRQQLNPHFLFNNLNIIASTIKTNPTVAYDFTKNMANFYRKVLESENTGWITLEEELKTIRYYLHLLSVRFEDKLKTEINISKEDAGQYRIPEFVLQPIIENIIKHNECSRSKPLLIIIEIKQPNMLLVKNNYQPKMNKEDGLGVGWFNIESRYKHLGAASPVKYLDGDWFCVEVPLT
- a CDS encoding alpha/beta fold hydrolase, translating into MKYLFLFSIGLSSLLFACEKKSDSLPSLKRELVTVEGSKVEIARKKGQSPTIVLIGGFGSELSTWNAINERIDKSSGVFTYNRPGIGKSENVAGTRDALTIALELDKVLQASGQKPPYVLVAHSMGGIYARMYYHLFPNKVKGLCLVDATHERQLDSLLSMVPETERQNIITYLEQQQEELLSKMPQGALKEELRSNFRTNYEQIKAKPPISNIPVYVITSIKPTNEEPAETKKIIAALHEEWARAAGNKGKFVTTVNSGHYIQVEEPDLAAAGIAWLLLQ